The genomic window AAACCGGGACATCCCGCACAATTGCCTTCACTgtaaaacaatgtttctactattacaaggaaaatccttgatAACTCAGTTAACAACGATATCACATGTAAAACTGCTAGGCAGAGCTTTGTGCCATGGGTAATTTTACGAatctctgccttgtagttttacaagtgacatCGTTGGctactgagtttccaaggattttcgttgtaaaattatatatatatttttacagtgtgaatTTTTCATTGCACTTGCGGGCTTGAACGGTCTGTTAGCTCTGGACCTAACACGGAATTGCCCCACTTAAGGCCACAGGCAATGCCTCTTAAACTGAATACCGGAAGGAACAGCCTCTCGGATGCCACGGATATAGGATTTCGTGGCAGGGGGATTGGAAAATACCCCTTCCCCccacaaaaaaaacctttcctcCTATCGGCGTGCACCCCCCGCAAACTatagcaaatacactagagactaataccgtaCAGccctatactaacaacacaggtgATAATGTGACGGTAAGAGGTGTGACTACAGGATTATGTTATACATAATTCCTTAAATCATTTTAAACtgtcaaaataaaaacatatttttaagaaattttaagtgTTATAGTTTTATTTCCTCTTCATAAATCTGTATAAtcttcaaacaattatttttttctaggaTGTAAGATAGTTATTTTTGTTGTCACAATGTTTCCACGTGTATTAAACATTGGTCGTACCATGGAGGTATAGGAAGCAGACTAAGCACCTCCATCGCTCACACCGGACACGTGGTCTCCCATGTGTCGGACCGGCCAGGTTTTTCGCGCAAAGGTCGTGGGGGGCTGTCCGGCAGCTATAGTCTGCGTGTGGCGCGTGTTTGAACCTGCAGAAGCTGCTCCGCCGGGTCTCCCGCCGGCTGCTCGTCGCGGTGGATCGCGTCCTCCGGGGCCGGGAAGATGGCCTGCGTGTACCGCGGCGGGGGCGGCTGCTGCGGCTCCTGTTCCTCCAGCAGCCTGATGACCAGCGGCGACCTCGCCGACCGACCGTCCGACGTGGAGTTCCTGGCCTCGTCGGCGGCTGCCTCGTCGCTTAAACACGCGGAACACGCCTTCTGGAACGACTGGGGTCTTCACGGCACAGTTGGTTCGGAAGCATACGACAAGAACCCCacactattttaaaaaatttgttgtctgtaaagtgggtttgcggacgatagtttaacgtgacaacgtcataacaaaacattgatgaaatgattccatacttttatgaataaaattgtatcatttttattgaattatcactataatgggagtgtttcaagtttaatgtgcctcgaaaaagtcaaatcgatggttgttccaatcgagtggaagagcgatagatacggcgaaagcgtacaatgagcgtaacgggacacagcgtaacgggactctttatcgcgcgtgcagccggcgttcatcgatttattaaacgttgtcacgtcaaaatatttcaACTTCAAAATTTAAGAaggctggttaaaaattatccagggatcttcgtaaatttacggctatcttcatCAGTTGTCGGCTACTGAGTTTACTTATTTGGACATAGATCTCAGATTATATTCTTGGTACAATGTTCTTTTATCCATGTATGTGTTAACCTTTTTTTTAGAACGAAGCATAAGACCCGGGAGTCAAAATACGGCGTTACACATTTTGGATACACATATGAAAGAACAATTTCCATCTTATTCTTTATGAAAATGAGGTAAAGGTCTTAGTGTAAGTAAAgcaatgtaaatttttaatatcaaGGGCATGTGTTTAGACACTAAGATGTTACAGTGGCTCTAGAAGAAACTAGTTTTAATTTCCAAGGAGAAAAACAATGTGAATactaatttgcaaaaaaacagtGTTAATTGAGTTCATAAATTTATACCACCAAGCAAATCATCAATGATAAGTAAGCCTCAAACAAACGTATCATTAGAATAGCTAATATGttccaaattaataaaattaaaaacaataaaaaatatctgttaaaaaGTGCAACACAAAaccaagttttttaaaaaattattattaaaatcagaATATATTTTATATCATCCCcaatttatatgtattataaaaataaaaaagcaatAGGTCTACTAGATGCAAGAGTGGTGGCTAGATATAAACAATATCGTATAGTAATTGTAAAGATTAACTTGAACAAATGTTATTACTGAAATGCAGGAAGTTTTAGAAACACATTTGAAAACATTCTTAGCAATAAAAATGTGAGCACAATATAAGTTTTTCAACACTAACTTATTggccttatttttttaattattaatgttttgaTAGCGAACTTTACCATTGATAATCAATGAAATTTAATACTTTCACGTTGAAATTGTTGTTTCATTGTGTATATCATAGTTtttaactcattaaaaaaattacaaccctctgtgttcgtctgtgctctgATATTTTTCTGACGTATTTCTTACTCGGAATTCTTAGTGCTATCCATGCTTTTGACTTTTAACACCGGCTGAATTTGGCTTGTTCTTCAGTGAGTTTACGTATTCATCTCTTTGTCAGTTCTTGATGGGTCTCTATGATATACATTTTGAACAAGCAACGCCGCTATTTAAATCCATAAGaaactttcattttattttgaagaaatcatgaaacaaaaatatgtaagagTATTTAAGTTACCTGTCAAGTCGCTTGACTGGGATGAGAATCGTCACAGGACTCCTGCCGGGCTTGAAAAGGCGAAGACCTCCACTTTTGAAGGAAGCCGAGTACGGTTTGCTACTTTTCGTCGTCATAGATGAGACGTTCATGAAGAACAAAACACTAGAGACGATCAGTCCAACGAATTGGTCCTGAAAAGATACAACATAtagctaaaacaaaacaaaaaccgaTTTTTAAAGAAG from Bacillus rossius redtenbacheri isolate Brsri chromosome 1, Brsri_v3, whole genome shotgun sequence includes these protein-coding regions:
- the LOC134528490 gene encoding uncharacterized protein LOC134528490, with product MAAVFKDQFVGLIVSSVLFFMNVSSMTTKSSKPYSASFKSGGLRLFKPGRSPVTILIPVKRLDSDEAAADEARNSTSDGRSARSPLVIRLLEEQEPQQPPPPRYTQAIFPAPEDAIHRDEQPAGDPAEQLLQVQTRATRRL